A single window of Bordetella genomosp. 11 DNA harbors:
- a CDS encoding virB8 family protein yields MSEVDPNLSLDAQLERSRGAERDLLTELLSSRRTAWRVATAGLIIAALAAGALLTIFPLKTPPILYAVRVDNAKGQIDHITRLGDAKEDYGDRMDRYFLHQYVLACESYDWYTIQNTYDRCGLFSAPSVQKAYYKKFQGDDSLDKVYGNHTRVVIHVRSITLGPKQSATVRFTQITEGDNAPAKSKQFIATLAYHYVNTPISESVGRDNPLGFQVVSYTTDIETVR; encoded by the coding sequence ATGTCTGAAGTCGATCCCAACCTATCTCTCGACGCCCAGCTGGAACGTTCCAGGGGCGCAGAAAGAGATCTGCTCACCGAACTGCTCTCGTCCCGGCGCACAGCCTGGCGCGTCGCCACCGCTGGCCTCATCATTGCCGCGCTTGCCGCCGGCGCGCTTCTCACCATCTTCCCCCTCAAAACGCCCCCGATCCTGTACGCGGTGCGTGTCGACAACGCCAAAGGGCAAATCGACCACATCACCCGCCTGGGAGACGCCAAGGAGGACTACGGCGATCGCATGGATCGGTATTTTCTCCACCAGTACGTACTCGCCTGCGAAAGCTACGACTGGTACACGATCCAGAACACCTACGACCGCTGCGGGCTCTTCAGCGCGCCGAGCGTGCAGAAAGCCTACTACAAGAAATTCCAGGGTGACGACAGCCTGGACAAGGTCTACGGCAACCACACCCGCGTCGTCATACACGTTCGCTCAATCACCCTCGGCCCGAAGCAGAGCGCTACGGTGCGCTTCACGCAGATCACCGAGGGCGACAACGCACCGGCCAAATCGAAGCAGTTCATCGCCACGCTGGCTTACCACTACGTCAACACGCCCATCTCCGAAAGCGTCGGGCGCGATAACCCGCTTGGCTTTCAGGTCGTCAGCTACACGACCGACATCGAAACCGTGAGGTAA
- a CDS encoding TrbG/VirB9 family P-type conjugative transfer protein codes for MNRAVKLIVGAIFAVALGSAWEPALALDHPHASPKDSRIRWANYDPDNVIEVDTALGVATQIELARDEHYVTHAFGDGAAYAFQQIGNHLLLKPIVEQADTNLLYITDKRSYSFSLRYVTPSGEKAEKSADAKAARKPSSQGFFRLVLRYPDDEQAREKAHDDKTFIARALAKTEGAINWKTYTMNGDTSIAPVNAWDDGAQTWLRFAPGQDLPAVYFVDADGQEVIPNRHMADEHTIVLHRTAASWHLRLGNQVLAIHNDSPIPARSLPTRTISPAVERVIREEPGQ; via the coding sequence ATGAATCGCGCAGTCAAGCTTATCGTCGGGGCGATATTCGCCGTGGCGCTGGGTTCGGCGTGGGAACCTGCCCTGGCGCTGGATCATCCCCACGCCTCGCCCAAGGATTCGCGTATCCGATGGGCCAATTACGACCCCGACAACGTCATCGAAGTAGACACGGCGCTGGGCGTGGCGACGCAGATTGAGCTGGCCCGTGACGAACATTACGTCACCCATGCCTTCGGCGACGGGGCGGCCTATGCGTTCCAGCAGATCGGCAACCACTTGCTGCTCAAGCCAATCGTGGAGCAGGCGGACACGAATCTGCTCTACATCACGGACAAGCGCAGCTATTCGTTTTCCTTGCGGTACGTGACGCCATCAGGCGAAAAAGCGGAGAAGTCCGCCGACGCCAAGGCTGCAAGGAAGCCCAGTTCCCAGGGCTTCTTCCGCCTGGTGCTGCGCTATCCGGACGACGAGCAGGCCAGGGAAAAGGCGCACGACGACAAGACGTTCATCGCGCGGGCGCTGGCCAAGACCGAAGGCGCGATCAACTGGAAGACCTACACGATGAATGGCGACACGTCGATCGCCCCGGTCAACGCCTGGGACGATGGTGCGCAGACGTGGCTGCGCTTCGCGCCCGGCCAGGATCTGCCGGCGGTGTACTTCGTCGACGCCGATGGCCAGGAAGTCATCCCGAACCGGCACATGGCCGACGAACACACCATCGTTCTCCACCGGACCGCGGCGTCATGGCACCTTCGCCTGGGCAACCAGGTCCTGGCGATTCACAACGATTCGCCCATACCAGCCCGCAGCCTGCCCACGCGCACGATCTCTCCCGCGGTGGAGCGCGTTATCCGTGAGGAGCCTGGCCAATGA
- the virB10 gene encoding type IV secretion system protein VirB10: MKWFKRSKSRGKPIDAVAAIEAEQVEGRGRPDLEGSARPIAPGAKAFMLLLFVAATMLLGIVTWRAMATRGTEDTSAPDAAPKGRIENLLPGLKLSLPKPPPEDKPAESVPATVAATPNPKGSMSLAAVTEPRIDDVTKRRLTSGLQGPKVEKSDSASPPSAARPQQADSGPMADKLRPLKLTAAKASLLGNRDFLLTQGTMIDCAKETKLVSAQAGMITCYATREVRSTNGRVVLIDPGTLFVGYQQSVLAHGQPRIGVVWSRLETPEGVVVNLDSPGTGPLGEAGLDGYIDTHFAERFGAAIMVSLISDFGTWASSRGNNDSGSIRFDSTDDAAKNAVTTVLDNSINIPPTLYSNQGGRVGIFVARDLDFSSVYTLRPTPR; encoded by the coding sequence ATGAAATGGTTCAAGCGAAGCAAATCCAGGGGCAAACCCATCGACGCGGTCGCCGCCATCGAGGCCGAGCAGGTCGAGGGCCGCGGCCGTCCGGACCTGGAAGGGTCGGCGCGACCAATAGCACCGGGCGCCAAGGCGTTCATGCTGCTTCTTTTCGTCGCCGCCACCATGTTGCTGGGTATCGTCACCTGGCGCGCCATGGCCACACGCGGCACAGAGGATACTTCCGCACCCGATGCCGCCCCAAAGGGAAGGATCGAGAACCTGCTGCCTGGCCTGAAACTGTCGCTGCCCAAGCCGCCACCGGAAGACAAGCCCGCCGAATCGGTGCCTGCCACGGTTGCGGCCACGCCGAATCCAAAAGGTAGCATGTCGCTCGCGGCAGTCACCGAGCCCAGGATCGACGACGTCACGAAACGACGTCTCACGAGTGGCCTCCAAGGTCCAAAGGTGGAAAAGAGCGACTCGGCCAGCCCACCGTCGGCTGCTCGGCCACAGCAGGCCGACAGCGGACCGATGGCCGATAAACTCCGACCGCTCAAGCTCACCGCGGCCAAGGCGTCGCTCCTAGGGAACCGGGACTTCTTGCTTACCCAGGGCACCATGATCGACTGCGCCAAAGAGACGAAACTCGTGAGTGCCCAAGCGGGGATGATCACTTGCTACGCCACACGGGAAGTACGCTCGACCAATGGCCGGGTTGTGCTCATCGACCCGGGAACGCTCTTTGTTGGGTACCAGCAGAGCGTGCTTGCGCATGGGCAGCCCCGTATCGGCGTCGTATGGTCCCGTCTGGAGACGCCTGAGGGCGTAGTCGTCAACCTGGACTCTCCCGGCACGGGTCCTTTGGGCGAGGCTGGTCTGGACGGGTATATCGACACGCACTTCGCCGAGCGGTTCGGCGCTGCAATCATGGTCAGTCTCATCAGCGACTTCGGCACCTGGGCCAGTTCGCGCGGCAACAACGACAGCGGCTCGATCCGCTTCGACAGCACGGACGACGCCGCCAAGAACGCCGTGACGACCGTGCTGGATAACTCGATCAACATCCCGCCCACCCTCTATAGCAACCAGGGTGGCCGCGTCGGGATCTTTGTCGCGCGCGACCTGGATTTCAGCTCTGTATACACCTTGCGGCCGACGCCGCGCTGA